The following proteins are co-located in the Macadamia integrifolia cultivar HAES 741 chromosome 3, SCU_Mint_v3, whole genome shotgun sequence genome:
- the LOC122073030 gene encoding monogalactosyldiacylglycerol synthase 2, chloroplastic-like produces MVMSVVSPRKFFRDTLFQSVGGHYGQQKKCSYGCFEDEGTVELVQIGAERTKNVLILMSDTGGGHRASAEAIRDAFKLEFGDEYEVVVKDVWKEYTGWPLNDMERSYKFMVKHGQLWKVAFHSTSPRWIHCMYLAAMAAFYAKEVEAGMMEYKPDIIISVHPLMQHIPLLVLKWQGLQKKVVFVTVITDLNTCHPTWFHTGVTRCYCPSEEVAKRALLDGLESTQIRVFGLPIRPSFCQAILSKDELRKELDMDLQLPAVLLMGGGEGMGPVKKTAKSLGEALFNKGKPIGQIVIICGRNKSLASTLESIEWKVPVKIRGFETQMEKWMGACDCIITKAGPGTIAEALIRGLPIILNDFIPGQEVGNIPYVVENGAGVFSRSPKETANLVAEWFSSKTEELKKMSDNALKLALPDAVFNIVRDINDLARSRGTPTSIPYPLTSSVSYPI; encoded by the exons ATGGTTATGTCAGTGGTGTCGCCGAGGAAATTTTTCAGAGATACTTTGTTTCAGAGTGTTGGAGGCCATTATGGTCAACAGAAGAAGTGTTCTTATGGGTGTTTTGAGGATGAAGGAACGGTGGAGCTTGTGCAGATTGGAGCTGAGAGGACCAAGAATGTGTTGATATTGATGAGCGATACTGGTGGTGGTCATCGAGCTTCAGCTGAGGCCATCAGGGACGCGTTTAAATTGGAATTTGGCGATGAGTATGAG GTTGTTGTTAAGGATGTGTGGAAAGAATACACAGGCTGGCCATTGAACGACATGGAGAGATCATACAAATTCATGGTGAAACACGGGCAACTCTGGAAGGTTGCATTCCACAGTACCTCCCCTAGATGGATTCACTGTATGTATCTAGCCGCCATGGCTGCCTTCTATGCTAA AGAGGTGGAAGCTGGTATGATGGAGTACAAACCGGACATTATCATTAGTGTCCACCCTCTCATGCAACATATTCCTCTCTTGGTGCTTAAATGGCAGGGCCTTCAAAAGAAAGTGGTATTTGTTACAGTCATTACAGACCTCAATACCTGTCATCCGACATG GTTTCACACTGGTGTCACCAGATGCTACTGCCCATCAGAGGAGGTAGCCAAGAGGGCTTTGCTAGATGGCCTAGAGTCTACTCAGATACGTGTGTTTGGCTTGCCCATCCGACCTTCCTTCTGTCAAGCAATTCTTTCTAAG GATGAGCTAAGAAAAGAGTTGGATATGGACCTTCAATTACCTGCAGTTTTGTTGATGGGAGGTGGTGAAGGGATGGGTCCTGTGAAGAAAACTGCGAAATCtcttggagaagcattgtttaATAAAGGGAAGCCAATTGGACAAATTGTTATTATATGTGGCCGTAATAAATCCCTTGCCTCTACCTTAGAATCAATCGAGTGGAAAGTCCCTGTGAAG ATAAGAGGATTTGAAACGCAGATGGAGAAATGGATGGGTGCTTGTGACTGTATCATTACAAAA GCAGGGCCAGGTACAATTGCAGAGGCTTTGATAAGGGGGCTTCCCATTATCCTCAACGACTTCATCCCAGGGCAG GAAGTTGGAAATATCCCTTATGTTGTAGAAAATGGAGCTGGTGTATTTTCCCGTAGCCCAAAGGAAACAGCTAACCTTGTTGCTGAGTGGTTTAGTTCCAAAACAGAAGAACTCAAGAAAATGTCTGATAACGCATTGAAGCTAGCACTACCAGATGCAGTGTTCAACATTGTAAGGGACATTAATGATCTCGCACGTTCACGTGGCACTCCAACCAGCATCCCTTATCCACTGACCTCGTCAGTCTCATACCCAATCTAA